The following proteins are encoded in a genomic region of Victivallis lenta:
- a CDS encoding IS3 family transposase encodes MPVPYDNAVAESFFLSMKAEELSHHFYEEPEKLFQDVAEYVDSFNSKRIH; translated from the coding sequence ATGCCGGTACCTTATGACAATGCAGTCGCAGAATCATTCTTTTTGTCTATGAAGGCTGAAGAATTGTCACATCACTTTTATGAGGAACCGGAAAAGCTATTCCAAGATGTGGCAGAGTATGTCGATTCCTTCAATTCCAAACGGATTCATTAA
- a CDS encoding ArsR family transcriptional regulator, translating to MPNLAEALQKSRPTVERHLRKLRNAGTL from the coding sequence GTGCCGAATTTGGCTGAAGCGTTACAGAAGAGCCGTCCCACGGTAGAGCGCCATCTGCGGAAACTCCGCAATGCCGGTACCTTATGA